In Arsenicicoccus sp. oral taxon 190, the following are encoded in one genomic region:
- a CDS encoding glycosyltransferase family 4 protein, translated as MRIAIVTESFLPSLNGVTTSVCRVLDRLRETGHDAMVIAPAPAPQTYAGFPVRAVTSIPVRQFQVGLPTGEIEALLRGFAPDVVHVASPFVLGARGLTAASRLGLPCVAIYQTDMPSYLEQHGNVAGAATGRAAAKAAWRWIRRIHSLADLTLAPSSAALRDIEAHGVPRTGLWGRGVDTSLFRPEWRDDAGSRALRSALAPDGQVLLGYVGRLAPEKEVERLVSCAQIPGTRFVIVGDGPSRAPLAETLSEAVASSPGRPNLPPVFLGRRSGDDLARAYAAFDVFVHTGTRETFGQTLQEAAATRLPVVAPAMGGPLDLVDHGTTGLLFDPASATDLADCVRRLAQSPAERAAMGTAGLARVSTRSWAALVDQLVAHYESAIARHDASAA; from the coding sequence GTGCGCATCGCGATCGTCACGGAGTCCTTCCTGCCCTCGCTCAACGGCGTCACCACGAGCGTGTGCCGGGTGCTCGACCGGCTCCGCGAGACCGGGCACGACGCCATGGTCATCGCCCCCGCACCCGCCCCGCAGACGTATGCCGGATTCCCGGTCCGCGCCGTGACGAGCATCCCGGTGCGGCAGTTCCAGGTGGGGCTGCCGACCGGCGAGATCGAGGCGCTGCTGCGGGGATTCGCGCCCGACGTGGTGCACGTGGCGTCGCCCTTCGTGCTCGGCGCGCGCGGCCTGACCGCCGCCTCCCGGCTGGGCCTGCCGTGCGTGGCGATCTACCAGACCGACATGCCGAGCTACCTGGAGCAGCACGGCAACGTCGCCGGCGCCGCGACCGGGCGGGCCGCCGCCAAGGCCGCGTGGCGCTGGATCCGTCGCATCCACTCCCTCGCCGACCTGACGCTGGCGCCGTCGAGCGCGGCGCTGCGCGACATCGAGGCGCACGGCGTCCCCCGGACCGGCCTGTGGGGCCGCGGCGTGGACACCTCCCTCTTCCGCCCCGAGTGGCGCGACGACGCGGGCTCGCGGGCCCTGCGGTCGGCGCTCGCGCCGGACGGCCAGGTGCTGCTGGGCTACGTCGGTCGCCTCGCCCCGGAGAAGGAGGTCGAGCGGCTGGTGTCCTGCGCGCAGATCCCCGGGACGAGGTTCGTGATCGTCGGGGACGGCCCCTCGCGGGCGCCGCTCGCCGAGACCCTGTCCGAGGCGGTCGCGAGCAGCCCGGGGCGACCCAACCTGCCGCCGGTCTTCCTCGGGCGCCGGTCCGGCGACGACCTGGCGCGGGCCTACGCCGCCTTCGACGTCTTCGTGCACACCGGCACCCGGGAGACCTTCGGGCAGACCCTGCAGGAGGCCGCCGCGACCCGGCTGCCCGTGGTGGCGCCCGCGATGGGCGGCCCGCTGGACCTCGTGGACCACGGCACGACCGGGCTGCTCTTCGACCCCGCCTCGGCGACGGACCTCGCCGACTGCGTCCGCCGGCTGGCCCAGTCCCCCGCCGAGCGCGCCGCGATGGGCACCGCCGGGCTGGCGCGGGTCTCCACCCGCTCGTGGGCCGCGCTGGTCGACCAGCTGGTGGCCCACTACGAGTCCGCGATCGCCCGTCACGACGCCTCGGCCGCCTAG
- a CDS encoding D-alanyl-D-alanine carboxypeptidase family protein, translated as MPHHRSTRRHRTRLTAVGSTLLAGALASATALPAAAVLGAAAPAVGAPGPAPSPAPTSTVTKAPCPGTLMPPPPSPAGSRPPKGSPTPAPTATTAPGPAPRYPAPAVSAGDHPVGGDQLGSNGLVLSVPAGVPRPPELDATSYVLADQASGQVLVAKAPHARLYPASTLKTLTALTLLPDLDPHRVITATTADQAAEGTRVGMVAGNPYRTDQLWGALLLFSANDAAYALARSGPGGLAGTLQRMNATAAELGAHDTVAVDPSGLDAPGQRSSAYDLAAIGRAAMRRPDFRAYVATREITFPGARQPDGTVVAPYPVSNLNHFFTHYPGATGVKTGFTTGAHRTFIGSATRGGRSYVVSFMCSDTVSWQQVAGLMDWAFAHGSQATPVGTLEAGAGASASASPSPSSSAATPGATAAPPPSSWPTPTSPALQGTASPGPLQRWWGAGVLTAVLLGAGALVTRRLSRQERRPRRRD; from the coding sequence ATGCCGCACCACCGCTCGACACGCCGCCACCGGACGCGACTCACCGCCGTCGGCAGCACGCTGCTGGCCGGGGCGCTGGCCTCGGCGACGGCGCTGCCGGCTGCCGCCGTGCTGGGGGCCGCGGCGCCGGCGGTAGGCGCACCCGGACCGGCCCCCTCCCCCGCCCCGACCTCCACCGTGACCAAGGCGCCGTGCCCCGGGACGCTGATGCCCCCTCCGCCGTCCCCGGCCGGGTCCCGTCCCCCCAAGGGCTCCCCGACCCCCGCACCGACGGCCACGACTGCGCCCGGCCCGGCCCCGCGCTACCCGGCCCCGGCGGTCTCCGCGGGTGACCACCCGGTCGGCGGCGACCAGCTCGGCAGCAACGGCCTGGTGCTGTCCGTGCCCGCGGGCGTGCCCCGACCGCCCGAGCTCGACGCGACCTCCTACGTGCTGGCGGACCAGGCGAGCGGGCAGGTCCTGGTCGCCAAGGCCCCGCACGCGCGGCTCTACCCCGCCAGCACCCTCAAGACCCTCACGGCCCTGACGCTGCTGCCCGACCTGGACCCCCACCGCGTCATCACCGCCACCACCGCCGACCAGGCCGCCGAGGGCACCCGGGTCGGGATGGTCGCGGGCAACCCCTACCGCACCGACCAGCTCTGGGGCGCGCTGCTGCTCTTCTCGGCCAACGACGCGGCCTATGCGCTGGCGCGCAGCGGCCCCGGCGGGCTGGCGGGGACCTTGCAGCGGATGAACGCCACCGCCGCGGAGCTGGGGGCCCACGACACCGTCGCCGTCGACCCCTCCGGCCTGGACGCCCCGGGTCAGCGCAGCAGCGCCTACGACCTCGCCGCCATCGGTCGAGCGGCCATGCGGCGCCCGGACTTTCGCGCCTACGTCGCCACCCGGGAGATCACCTTCCCCGGGGCTCGCCAGCCGGACGGGACCGTCGTGGCGCCCTACCCGGTCAGCAACCTCAACCACTTCTTCACGCACTACCCCGGGGCGACCGGGGTCAAGACCGGCTTCACGACCGGCGCGCACCGCACCTTCATCGGCTCGGCCACCCGCGGCGGCCGGTCCTACGTCGTGAGCTTCATGTGCTCGGACACCGTCAGCTGGCAGCAGGTCGCGGGGCTGATGGACTGGGCCTTCGCCCACGGCAGCCAGGCCACCCCCGTCGGCACCCTGGAGGCGGGCGCCGGCGCCTCCGCCTCTGCCTCCCCGAGCCCGTCGAGCAGCGCCGCCACCCCCGGTGCCACGGCGGCGCCGCCCCCGTCGAGCTGGCCGACCCCCACCTCACCGGCGCTGCAGGGCACCGCCTCGCCGGGACCGCTGCAGCGGTGGTGGGGCGCGGGGGTGCTCACGGCCGTGCTGCTGGGGGCCGGAGCTCTCGTCACCCGTCGGCTGAGCCGGCAGGAGCGCCGCCCCCGGCGTCGAGACTGA
- a CDS encoding 2'-5' RNA ligase family protein yields the protein MTVIGVSIAIPEPWGGQLQRARLSYGDDQAHGIPTHVTVLPPTEVGGEDLQRVHEHLLEAAAAVEPFDVELRGTGTFRPVSPVVFVQVARGIPACEQLEAEVRHGLLDRELSFTYHPHVTVAHGVPEEALERAYTELADYTCAFTVEEFFLYIQGEDEVWRPVRRYRLGLPVPA from the coding sequence GTGACCGTCATCGGAGTGTCGATCGCCATCCCCGAGCCCTGGGGTGGCCAGCTGCAGCGCGCCCGGTTGTCGTATGGCGACGACCAGGCCCACGGCATCCCGACGCACGTCACGGTGCTGCCGCCCACCGAGGTCGGCGGGGAGGACCTGCAGCGGGTCCACGAGCACCTGCTGGAGGCCGCAGCGGCCGTGGAGCCGTTCGACGTCGAGCTGCGCGGGACCGGCACCTTCCGGCCGGTGTCGCCGGTGGTGTTCGTGCAGGTGGCGCGGGGGATCCCGGCGTGCGAGCAGCTGGAGGCCGAGGTCCGGCACGGGCTCCTGGACCGCGAGCTCAGCTTCACCTACCACCCGCACGTGACCGTGGCCCACGGCGTGCCCGAGGAGGCCCTGGAGCGCGCCTACACCGAGCTGGCGGACTACACCTGCGCCTTCACCGTCGAGGAGTTCTTCCTCTACATCCAGGGCGAGGACGAGGTGTGGCGCCCGGTGCGCCGCTACCGGCTCGGTCTCCCGGTCCCCGCCTGA